The genomic segment TTCCCTTTTAGCTGTTGACTGCTCTCAATCACAGCTTCAATCCGTGTCCCTAATCTACTGACATACTCTGCTACAGCAAATCCGAAGGTTACTGGAACTGCATGCTGACCGTGGGTACGGCCAATCTGTACCGTCTCCTTCTCTCTTAATGCAATCTCCATTAAGACCTCTTCTAATCTCTTCAAAGTGGGAATAATTAATTCTTCAGCAGATTCTTTATAACGTAAAGAGTTAGCAGTATCAACAATATCAAAGGAAGTAGTAGTGAAGTGAATATAAGGCTTAGCTTCATCACTGACTCTTTGTTGAATACAATTAACTAAAGCCCGAATATTATGCTTAGTCTTCTTTTCTTCTTCATATACCTCCTGAGGCTTAATCTCTTTAACAGCCTCCTCTACTTCCTGGGCTACCTCTGTAGAACAGACATCAGCTTCAGCTAAAGCCTTTACTAGAGCTGCTTCCACTGCTGTTTGATATCTAATCTTGGCTCTTTCTGATAAGTACTTCGTATAATCCTCAAATTCATCTTTACGCAGTGAATAACGATGATCTAAAGGACTAATATTATCAAAAATACTACGAGTAGTCATTAGTCTTCCTCCCTAAACTCTTCAATTGACTCCTTAATTTGATACACATAATCTCTTCCTACTTCTCTCCCTATCTCCAACAGATAAGGAATCTTATCTACATCAGTCAAACTAACCTTTCCTATATCAGGTTTAATTACTAAATCAGCATAATCCTTTAATTTAAGATCAGTAACTTCCTGGCCTACAATATCAAAAGATTGCAGCAGCATATCAAAGAGATTTCTAATTGAATCATCATCCTGAATTTCAAATCCCAGATCCACTGCTAACTTAAGATCAACATTTAACTTAGCCAATATATCGGCCGGTACATTATTCTTCAGTCCGCCGTCTACTAATAGACGGTTATCCAGTTCAACGGGAACAAATAAACCCGGAATCGAAATACTGGCTCTAATAGCCTGGGCTAACTGGCAATCTATAATAAAGATATCATCATCTAAACCCTGAATAACAATTTCATTATCCCTACCCTGCAGCAAAGGAGTCAGTCTACCTTCGGTAAAGACAATTAATTCACCGGTTTTGATATCAGTAGCAGTAATAGCAATCGGAATCTCTGTTTGATCAAAGTATTTACCTTCAGTCTGCCAGCACAGAAATCGCTCAATATCACGGCCTACAATTACTCCCTTCGGCATCTCTGCCCAGTAGAAGCCTAATTTTCCTATCAGAATTTTTAATAAAATTTTCAATACTCTAATTGGATCAACATGTAAATTGAAATATCCACCTTCTTTAAAATCAAAAGCCAATTCCTTTAATTCCTGGATAGAACAGCCTACACTATATAATCCTCCGATTAGTCCTCCCGCACTACTGCCGCAGATAACATCAATCGGAACTTCATGCTGTTCAAAAACTTCTAAAATACCGATATGGACTATACCTCTAATGCCACCACCGCCGAGAGCAAGTCCTATTGACGGTCTCTCCCCTTTTAGCATCGGTCTCACCTACCTTATATATACATTATATGGACCGATTCTAAAAAGGTGTTAACTTAATTCTGAGGATTCTCTTTTAGATACTCTTCATAGCCTAACTCTTCTAGCTCTGATGCAGTATCCTTGACTCTCTCATTCAATCTATCTTTATAGGCTTCAAATTCAGCCCGAATATCTTTATCGGCTATACCCAGCATCTGAACTGCCAGGAGTCCAGCATTTTGGGCTCCATTGATTCCTACTGTAGCTACCGGTGCTCCTCCAGGCATCTGCACAATCGAATAAAGCGAATCCAAGCCGCTTAATTTTGAAGTCTTAATCGGAACACCGATCACTGGCAGAGAAGTATGAGCGGCTGTCATCCCCGGTAAATGGGCTGCCCCACCTGCACCAGCAATAATAACTTCGATTCCTTTATCTGTTGCCTTCTCTGCATACTCCTGTACTCGTTTAGGAGTCCTATGAGCTGATACCACTGTCAATTCATAGGAAATGTCAAAATCATCCAACACTTTCGCTGCCTCCTGCATCACCGGTAAATCAGAATCACTCCCCATGATAATTCCTACTTTAGGCTGCATAGATTAATCTCCTCCTATCTTAATCAGTTTACTTGCTTCTGAAGCAGTCCGGCTTGCTTGCTCCACTGTATCTGCCGTAACTGTCAAATGTCCCATCTTCCTATTCGGTCTTGTTATCTTCTTACCATAATTATGAACTTTAACATTGGGAAGCTTTAAAGCTTCTTCTATACCCTTAACTTTAGCTTCTCCTGTACTTCCTTCTTCACCAAGAATATTCCTCATTACCGAAGGCTTTACTAAGTCTGTACTTCCTAACGGCAGACCTGTAATTGCTCTGACATGGTTAGCAAACTGGGAAGTAACGGTACCTTCAATAGAATAATGACCTGAATTATGAGGGCGGGGAGCAACTTCATTAATTAATACTCTATTATCTCCCGTTACAAACATCTCTATACAGAAGATTCCCACACCTGAAAATAACTCTATAACCTCACGGCCCAGCTTAAGTGCCTCCTCTTTAACTTGACAGCTAATATCGGCCGGAACCTTAGATTCAATTAAAATGCTACCCTGATGTTGATTCTCTCCGATAGGATAAGTAACTACTTCTCCATCAACACCACGACAGCCCAAAACTGAAATCTCTCTATCAAACGGAATAAACTCTTCTGCCATTAACAGATTATCCCCAACTCCCAAGGCCTGATAACCTTCTTTAATTTCACTCTTACTTCTGATTAAGAAGTTACCCTTGCCATCATAACCTCCGGTACAGCTTTTTAACATGACAGGATAACCAAACTTATCACCTGCTCTTTTAATATCCTCTTCAGTAATTACCTTCATATGATCCGAAACCGGCAGATTATGCTCCTTAAATAGTTCTTTCTGGCGATACTTATTCTGAATAGTAGCCAAGGCTAGGGGAGTAGGATAAATATTATATCCTTCGCTTTCTAAGTCCTGTAAAACTTCTACTCCAATATGTTCAAATTCATAGGTTATAACATCGGATTTTCCGGCTAACTCTCTAATGGCTTCCTCATCATCAAAATCAGCTACAAGATGCTCATCAGCAATACTATGGGCCGGGCAGTGGGCTGTAGGATCTAGAATTATAATATAAAAATCCATCTTCTTAGCCTCTAAAATCATCATCTTGCCCAACTGACCGCCGCCGATGATTCCAATCTTCCGTTTAGTCTTATCTATCGACATTTAAGCACCTCCCCTTTTTAATCTGCTACTTATGATTCAAAGCTTTCTGTCCAATGTCAGTCCGATACTCTGCATCTTCAAACTCAATCTTCTCTATTCCCTGATATGCTTTGTTGATAGTCTCTTGGTAATCATCTCCTAACGCAGTTACTCCCAATACTCTACCGCCGGCCGTTACTAATTTATCATTCTTAACTTCAGTACCGGCCTGGAAGACAGTGGTACCATCTGCTTCAGTTTCTTTAATTCCGGTAATCTCCTTACCAGTCTCATAATCAATTGGATAGCCACCAGAAGCCATAATAACACAGACAGCTGTCTTATCAGACCATTCTACTTCTACTGAAGCTAAGTCTTCAGCAATAACGGCTTCAGCAATCTCTACTAAGTCAGTCTCTAAAAGTGATAATACCGGCTGGGCTTCCGGGTCTCCAAAACGCACATTATATTCCAATACTTTAGGTTCATTATCTTCAATCATTAATCCAGCATATAGAATCCCTTTATACTTAATTCCTTCCTGCTGCAGGGCTTCAATAGTAGGTACCAGAATTTCATCATAGGCCTTCTGAAGCACTTTATCTGTAACTACCGGCGCTGGAGCATAGGCACCCATACCGCCTGTATTCGGCCCCTCATCATTATCATAGGCCTGCTTATGGTCCTGAGAAGACAGCATAGGAACTATAGTTTCTCCATCAGTAAAGGCTAAAACAGTTGCCTCTTCTCCATCTAAATACTCTTCAATAACCACTCTTTCTCCTGCCTGACCAAACTTTTTATCTAACATAATTGTCTCTACAGCTTCTATAGCTTCTTCTTCCGTTTCAGCTATAATAACTCCCTTGCCCGCTGCTAAACCTTCAGCTTTAACTACAATCGGAGCCCCTACTTCTTTGATATATGTAATTGCGTTATCAACTTCAATAAAAGCATCATACTTAGCAGTTGGAATATCATATTTAGCCATCAAATTTTTAGAAAATACCTTACTTCCCTCTAACTTTGCCGCTTCTTTATTTGGACCAAAGACTTTTAGTCCCTCTTCCCTAAACCGGTCAACAATTCCAGCTACTAATGGTGCTTCGGGACCGACAAATGTCAAATCTACCTCTTCCTCTGTGGCAAACTCCACTAACTCTTCTACATCATTATCCTCTATATCCACATTTTCAGATAATTGGGCTGTTCCTGCATTACCTGGAGCAGTAAATATCTTATCTACTTGTGGACTCTGATTTAATTTCCAGACTAAAGTATGCTCTCTTCCTCCACTGCCGATTACTAATACCTTCATCAAATCCCTCCTTAATGTCATAAATACTAATAAAGCCCAGACAGGAAGATTCCACCAGCTAGACTAAGAGCAGAACCTCCCCGCCTGGGCTTTTCTCCCTTCGGTGTTATAATTGTACCGCTTGGACCTGACTAAAAATACGGAACCCTAGGTACACTTCCCTCATAGTCAGGTAGTTTACGGCTACCTGGTAGAAACTCGTAGGCCTTATTCCCACAGTTATATGAGGCTATCATTCGGATATAATCTTTTTTCAAATTTATAATACCAAAGATATACCATTTAGTCAATATAAAGACGAATATTTTTTAAACTAATACTGATAATATTCATCTCTATTGAAAATAATTTCTTATATCACTTTTGATTACTTTTATTTCTGATACATGCCAAAAAATATAAACCCGCCTAAAAATAACTAGGCGGGTAATAATTCAAATTACTTAATCTACAAATCCATCTATAACTATAGTTTCTTCTCTTTTAGGACCGATGGATAGAATAGAAATCTTAACTCCAACTAACTCAGACAATCTGTTCAGATATATTTTAGCATTCTCCGGCAGATTATCATACTCTCGTATCTGAGATGTATCCTCATCCCAGCCGTCAAACTCCTCATAAATCGGTTCACATCCAGATAATACCCGCTGATCTGTAGGAAACTCTTCTAAAGTTTTTCCTTTATATTTATAACCAGTACAGACCTTTACCTTCTCCAAACCATCAAGTACATCCAGTTTAGTAACTGCCATGCTAGTTAAGCCATTAACTCTTGCTGCATATCTAACAATAGTTGCATCAAGCCAGCCACATCTGCGAGGTCTACCAGTAGTAGTCCCAAATTCCTGTCCCTGCTTTCTGATGATTTCTCCCATCTCTCCTGTCAATTCTGTAGGAAAAGGACCAGCACCTACTCTTGTAGTATAGGCCTTAACGATACCAAGAACGCTATCGATCTTAGTCGGACCTACACCAGCTCCAGTACAAGCACCGCCAGCAGTTGGATTAGAAGAAGTTACATACGGATAAGTTCCGTGGTCTATATCCAACAGAGTTCCCTGGGCACCTTCAAAGAGTACATTCTTATCCTGCTTAATAGCCTGATTAACTAAATAAGATGTATCAGTAATATATTCCTTCAGCTGCTTTCCGTATTCCAGATATTCAGTAACTAATTTATCTATATCGAAGGTATCAGCATCATAAACCTCGGTCAAGATTGAATTCTTAAGCTCTAATGTAGCTTCTAACTTTTCTCTTAAGACTTCTTCATTCAATAAATCGCCTATCTTAATTCCAAAGCGTCCTATCTTATCCATATAAACAGGACCAATCCCCCGACCAGTAGTTCCGATCTTGCCATTACCCTTTCTAGCCTCTTCCATCTGATCTAACTGACGGTGATAAGGCATAATCACATGGGCATTAGAACTGATGTGAAAGTCATTTACTTTAACGCCTCTATCATTCAATGACTCAATCTCTTCAAGCAAGACAGCCGGATCAATGACTACTCCATTGGCTATCACACAAGTAGTATCTTCATACAGGATTCCTGAAGGAATGAGGTGGAGCTTAAATTTTCCTTCTTCTACTACTACTGTATGGCCGGCATTATTACCTCCCTGATAGCGAACTACAACATCTGTCTTCTTGGAGATCATATCAGTAATCTTACCTTTTCCTTCATCTCCCCACTGAGATCCTACTAAAACTACATTTGCCATTCCTAAAACCTCCGTTTTTCTGTTATTTATTCTAATCCCAAACGAACAAAGATCTTATCTATATTCTTAAGATGATAATCATAATCAAAGATCCTCTCAATCTCATCCTCAGTCAGATAATCCAAGATTTCTTCATCTTCTACTAAATAATCTTTAAAATGCTTCTTACCTTCCCAGGCCTTAAGAGCATTTCGCTGGACTAATTCATAGGCATCATCTCTTAATAATCCCTGATCTACTAATTCCAGCATTACTTTTTGAGAAAAGATTAAACCATTAGTCTTTTCTAAATTCTCCATCATATTATCTTCATAAATATCCAACTGTTTAAGTACAGTCTTAAATTTAGTCAACATATAATCTATTAAGATACTGCTGTCAGGAAAAATAATTCTTTCTACTGATGAATGGGTCAGATCCCGTTCATGCCACAGCGGTTGATTCTCAAAAGCAGCAGTACTATTTGATCTAACTACTCTAGCTAAACCAGAAATTCGCTCACAAGTAATCGGATTCTTTTTATGAGGCATAGCCGAAGAACCCTTCTGGCCTTGTTTAAATGATTCCTCCACTTCTAAAATATCTGTTCGCTGCAGATTTCTAATCTCAGTAGCAAATCTATCCAGTGAACCTGCAATTACACCCAAAGTAGATATGTATTCAGCATGCCGATCCCGCTGTAAAATCTGTGAAGATATAGGTGCCGGCTTTAAGTCCAGAATATTACATGTAATTTCCTCTACTTCAGGAGTAATATTAGCAAAGGTTCCGACAGCACCAGAGATCTTACCATAACTTATTCTTTCTTTAGCAGCTCTAAACCGTTCAATATTCCGCTCCATTTCCGAATACCAGTTAGCCAGTTTGAGTCCAAAAGTGATCGGTTCAGCATGAATTCCATGAGTGCGGCCAATCATTACTTGGTCTTTATATTCAACAGCTTTCTTTCCTAGCAGCTCTGTTGCCTCTTCTAGGTCCTGTAAAATTATCTCAGCAGATTCCTTTAATTGTAGTGAACGGGCGGTATCTTTAATATCAGATGAGGTCAACCCTAAATGAATATATTTCGATTCCTCACCTAAACTTTCAGCTACTGCTGTTAAAAAAGCCAAAACATCATGCTTAGTCTCTTGTTCAATCTCTTTAATTCGATCAACAGTAAAATCGGCTTTATCCTTCATCTCTGCTACATCTTCATCTGGAATTTGACCTACTTCAGCCAAAGCTTCACAGACAGCAAGTTCAATATCCAACCATTTATTAAATTTATTCTCTTCACTCCAAATCTCTTCCATCTCAGATAGAGTATAACGATCTATCATTAAAATTTTTCCTCCAATCTAAGTTAATTATAACCAATTATCAAAAACACACTAATATAATAGCAAAATAACTAGATAATGTCAAGCAATAGTCGAATTTAAATCAAGGATACTAGATAAATATTCGTTTATTTTACTACTTTATCATTTTAAAGTAGTAAAATATAAAATTAAGCCATTAATTAAAATGGCCATTTTAAAAGATTAATATAAAGTAATAACTTATTATTGTGCTTCCCTATCCGCTAAATCAACAAATTTAGTATACTCCTTTTGAAAGGCTAATTCTACTGTTCCTACTGGTCCATTCCTCTGCTTACCGACAATAATCTCTGTAATTCCCTGTTTTTCAGTATCAGGATTATAATATTCATCACGATAGATAAAAGCAACTAAATCTGCATCCTGTTCAATACTCCCGCTGGCACGAAGATCACTTAATTGAGGCCGCTTATCATTCCGCTGTTCTACTGCTCTACTTAACTGTGATAAGGACACAACAGGTACATTCAGCTCTCTAGCCAATCCCTTTAATGAACGGGATATTTTAGAAACTTCCTGCTGTCTACTTTCTACCCGCCCTTGCCCCTGCATTAACTGTAAGTAATCAATTAAGATCAATCCTAAGCCATGTTCAGCTTTCATCCTTCGGGCCTTAGCCCGCATCTCCATAGCTGTAATTCCTGGAGTATCATCAATGAAAATATTAGCTTCACTGAGGTTTCCAGCAGCATTAGTCAACCGATTCCAGTCATCCTCATTTAGATAACCTGTCCGTAAGCGATGACCATCCACTTGAGCTTCAGAACATAACATCCTCTGGACTAACTGTTCTTTTGACATCTCCAAAGAAAAGATTGCTACCGGTATATCCTCCTGTACTGCTGCATACTGGGCTATATTTAAAGCTAAAGCAGTCTTACCCATACTCGGACGAGCAGCAATAATTATTAAATCAGACTCCTGGAATCCAGAAGTCATCTGATCCAAATCATTAAATCCTGTTGGAACTCCGGTTACACCATCCTTATTATCATAAAGCTTCTCTAAATTATCAAAGGTATCCATTAAGACATCTCGAATACCAGAATACTCCTGGATTGATCTCTTTTGAGAAATATTAAAGATTAACTGTTCAGCTTTATCCAACACTACATCTATTTCTTTGTCTCCCTGATAACCTAACTGTGAAATTTGATTGGCTGACTTAATTAAATTTCTAAGCAGCGACTTCTCTTCTACTATCTTGGCATAATATGTAATATTGGATGCCGTTGGCACACTGTCTGCCAGAGAAGTAAGATAAGCTACGCCTCCTATATCTTCTAAGGCTTCTTTAGCCCTCAATTCCTCACTAACAGTTACTAAATCCACCGGTTCCCCTTTATCAAAGATCTCATTAATCACTTCATAAATGATAGCATGGGCCTTACGGTAGAAATCATCCGGTCTTAGAACCTCTATTGCCTTTGCTATAGCATCACGGTCAATTAACATGGCCCCTAAAGTTGATTTTTCAGCATCAATACTGTGAGGCGGTACATTATCATTTAAATCTGCTTCCATCTCTACCCCTCCCTCAAATCTATTTATCTTCAATTAATATTTTATCCAATACTTCCTCAATATCTTCTATTAGATTAATTTTAACTCCATCTTCGTACTGTGGAATCTCCTGAGAATTATCAATAGGTAGAAAGACTTCCTTAACTACAGCCTGTTTAGCCCCATATATTTTCTCAATTATTCCGCCTCCGACTACATTAACATTTGACATCCTCTCCGCCCGTTCGCAAAGCTCACGAACGAAACTGACTTTACACTGCAACTTCCCGACTGAAAGGTCTAGAGTTCCATTCAATTTAGCAACTACTGTTTATTTTTAATTTCAACTATCACATGAAGTTTATACCTTATACTTAGGTTTTTAATTTAAGCTAGGAACTTTAATTTCTAACTGTTTATAGACTACCTTTGATTCTATTAAATCTAAAACATTAAAATTCAACTTAAAAATTAAAGAGAGCAGTTACTCTCTTCTGTAACTGCTCCTTTTGTGATTAGTCAATTTTTTGGAGCGATAAGTACTGGAATGAATAGTAGATCTAAGCTTCAACAACTTTAACTTTAACTGTAGCTGTCACCTCGGTATGTAGGTTAATAGCAACCTTTTTAATTCCTAATGTCTTAATATTATCATCAAGCTCTACTTTACGTTTATCTATCTTAACTCCAGTTTTATCTTCAATTACTTCAGCAATATCATTAGTAGTTACAGATCCAAAGAGTTTCCCAGTTTCTCCAGCTTTAACGGCAATCTCAAAAATTTCACCTTCTAACTTATTAGCCTTCTCTTTAGCTTCATTTAATTCCTGCTGTCTCTTTCGCTCTTTGGCCTGCTTCTTCTGTTCTAATTTAGCCAACTGACTATCAGTAGCTTCAACAGCTAATCCTTTAGGTAATAGATAATTACGAGCATGTCCATCAGCAACTTCTACAACCTCATCTTTTTCACCTAAGTCGTCAACATCTTCCTTTAAGATAACTTTCATTGTTAATCTAACGCCTCCTTATAAATTATATAATATATTTAATCCCTTGACAATATTAGATTAATAGTAATTAATCCTAAAATTAGAATCATTAACTCTAATCCTTCTCCTCTAACCCCCTATAGTCAAACCAGGCATCAAACAAACCTAAAAAGACTATAATTTGATTAAGAGGAATAAGGGCTAAGACTACTAGGATTACTTTTTGAATTTTATCAGAAATATTAAATCTTTTCAAATAATGGGCCGTTACTGCTAAACCTTGGATTAAAAACACGAAATTAAAGATTAAATATAGATTCTGACCTACAGCAGTATTAATTAAAATAATTCCCAGTAAATATCCAGAAACTAAATATTTAGGAAACTTCCATTTAGCAAAAGTAAGAGGGGATTCATAATTGTAACCTAATTTATTCAAAACTAAAAGCCCAACATAATAATTAATTAATCCATTTATCGAGCCAGCAGTTATAAATAAAGCAGGTAGCAAAACCTGAATTGATTCTTTTAAATTATTTGTTATAGCTTCCAATTCCTCTACTGTTGCTTGATCGAGACCTAACTCCTGATATTTGTCTATTGCCTGAGTTAGAATTGTTGCAGGATTAAAATTGAATAGGTAAAAGTTAATTGCTACCATTAACAGTGTTGAAAGAATCGAAGCAATAATGGCAACTACAATTAACTTATAAGGTGAAAATTCTTCTTCAAAAGCTGCTCCTAAAACTACTCCTACTAAACCAAAACCAACTAATACAACCAGAATCATTATAGGGTTGAGTAAAACTCCGAGAATAATACCACTCAAGATTGCTGTTAAAATACTTGTTTTAGTCCCCTGCCTAACACCTACCACAATCAGCGGAACAGGTAAAATAAATAAAAGTATTACTCCAATAATTGGCGGTAAATAAAAAGCAATCAATGATAGAATAACTGTTATAGCCGTAAATAAAGCTCCTTCTACTAATGATTTAGTTTCTAATCTTGCCAAGACCGTCACCTCTTATTAGTTTCTCTTAATTATATGCTTTAATAATAAACTTAAATCGCCATACTCTTCTTCAATTTCATGGCCCTGATCAATATTCTCCTGTAGATTATCCCGAACCTTGCGCTCTAATTTATCCGGTGAAATACCTAAACGCTGTGCCAGTAAATATGTAGAGATTAATAAATTAGCTAATGCATCAATTATTTTAGATTGACTATCTTGCAGCATTACTTTAAATAAATGAGAAACACTATTTAATAACTCACTCTTTAACCATTCTATTACTTTTAAGTTCTTAGTAATATTATTTTTCTGATTTTTGGAATTATACCCTTTCATTTCACTCCTCCTACTACTTATTTTCTATTAAAGTTATTTCTCGAGAAAATACCTTTTTTCCTGCTTAATAAAAAAAACAGAGAGGAAATACCTCTCTGTCTTAGGTCTTTAATCAACTGTAAAGGGCAATAAAGCTATACTTCTGGCCCGTTTAATAGCTTTTGTTAACTGTCTTTGATGACGAGCACAGTTTCCAGAAATTCTCCGCGGGACAATCTTTCCGCGGTCAGTTAAATACTTGTCTAATTTATTAACTTCTTTATAATCTATATGGTCAATCTTATTAGCACAGAATTCACAAGACTTTCTACTACCGTATCCCATCTGACTTCCCTCCTTATCTTTGAATCTAAAATGGAACGTCTATATCGTCTTCCTCAAGATTATCTGCTTGTCCCTGTTGAGAACGATCATCACTAGGCCAATCCAGAAAGCGAACATTATTAGCTACAACTTCTGATACTCTTCTTTGTTGACCTTCATTATTTTCATAACTTCTAATCTGTAAACGCCCTTCTACTGCAACTAATCTTCCTTTTCCTAGGTGGTTGGCACAGTTTTCTGCCTGTTTTCTCCAGACGACTATATCAATAAAATCTACATCTCGCTCGCCTTCTTGATTAGTATAAGGACGTTCAACTGCCAAAGAAAAGTTAGCAACTGCTACTCCATTAGGAGTATATCTTAATTCCGGATCATCAGTTAATCGTCCAATCAAAATAATCTTATTTAACACTTAAAGCACCACCTTTATGATTAAACTTACTTCTCAAATTTACTGCTCATCACGCAGAATAATAAATCTTAAAATATTATCATCCAATCTATAGGCTCTTTCTAATTCATCTATAGTTTCAGATTCGCCTTCGAAATTAACAACAGTATAATACCCAGCCTTATGATCATCTAATTCATAAGCTAGATTTTTAGTTCCCCACTTATCGATATTGCTGATTTCTCCTTTATTTTCATCAATAGTATCGGTGATCTTTTCTACTATTTCCTCAGTAGCGTCATCTTCTAAGTCAGGATTTACAATAAACATTGTTTCATACTTACGCATCTTTGTACACCTCCTCCACTTGGTCAATGGCCCTATTCTTTATAAATAGAGCATGGATTACTAGACCATTATAACATTTTTAACTTAAAATTGCAAACTTTAAACATTGAATCTAAAGTAACAGACATCTCCATCCTGAATAATATAGTCCTTGCCTTCTACCCGTAGGACTCCCTCATCTCTAGCATCAGCAAAGGAACCTGCTTCAACTAACTTATCATAAGTAACTACTTCAGCTCTAATGAAACCTTTCT from the Acetohalobium arabaticum DSM 5501 genome contains:
- the rplI gene encoding 50S ribosomal protein L9; amino-acid sequence: MKVILKEDVDDLGEKDEVVEVADGHARNYLLPKGLAVEATDSQLAKLEQKKQAKERKRQQELNEAKEKANKLEGEIFEIAVKAGETGKLFGSVTTNDIAEVIEDKTGVKIDKRKVELDDNIKTLGIKKVAINLHTEVTATVKVKVVEA
- a CDS encoding YybS family protein, yielding MARLETKSLVEGALFTAITVILSLIAFYLPPIIGVILLFILPVPLIVVGVRQGTKTSILTAILSGIILGVLLNPIMILVVLVGFGLVGVVLGAAFEEEFSPYKLIVVAIIASILSTLLMVAINFYLFNFNPATILTQAIDKYQELGLDQATVEELEAITNNLKESIQVLLPALFITAGSINGLINYYVGLLVLNKLGYNYESPLTFAKWKFPKYLVSGYLLGIILINTAVGQNLYLIFNFVFLIQGLAVTAHYLKRFNISDKIQKVILVVLALIPLNQIIVFLGLFDAWFDYRGLEEKD
- a CDS encoding MazG-like family protein; its protein translation is MKGYNSKNQKNNITKNLKVIEWLKSELLNSVSHLFKVMLQDSQSKIIDALANLLISTYLLAQRLGISPDKLERKVRDNLQENIDQGHEIEEEYGDLSLLLKHIIKRN
- the rpsR gene encoding 30S ribosomal protein S18; its protein translation is MGYGSRKSCEFCANKIDHIDYKEVNKLDKYLTDRGKIVPRRISGNCARHQRQLTKAIKRARSIALLPFTVD
- a CDS encoding single-stranded DNA-binding protein; this encodes MLNKIILIGRLTDDPELRYTPNGVAVANFSLAVERPYTNQEGERDVDFIDIVVWRKQAENCANHLGKGRLVAVEGRLQIRSYENNEGQQRRVSEVVANNVRFLDWPSDDRSQQGQADNLEEDDIDVPF
- the rpsF gene encoding 30S ribosomal protein S6, which codes for MRKYETMFIVNPDLEDDATEEIVEKITDTIDENKGEISNIDKWGTKNLAYELDDHKAGYYTVVNFEGESETIDELERAYRLDDNILRFIILRDEQ